Proteins from a single region of Apium graveolens cultivar Ventura chromosome 7, ASM990537v1, whole genome shotgun sequence:
- the LOC141673815 gene encoding uncharacterized protein LOC141673815 → MSKLVVGGIQVFMVYLKGSDEKRGGRRHPYNLLMEFTEVLNECGLHDLGFVGEKFTWERGRGQQHWVQERLDRGVTTQSWRDIFPLAEVQTIEVSTSGHLPLYPNLMKQVYVPRGKIFRKKNNNIDRIKDVNGEWQESKEEIRGVIENYFEELFTSSNTPDQLSSGERVTQITKRVNEELLQEVHEDEVKEAVFAMHPDKACGPEGLNPDFFQVFWDIVKHDVINFCRRFIQLGELPSEVNEIVICLIPKVKAPTRVTQVIISVSYKFLHNGEEFGHVAPRRGLRQGDPMSPYIYFMYAEGLSSIIRRNKEVGLITGCKIARDALPISHSLFADDCYFFFKANTREANSMKNILHRYADVSGQVVNLTKSAITFSSNTSRESKIAVCNILGVGESGNPSKYIGMPMRIGQNKQAVFSFLVDRVEQKLQTWSVQSVSKAGKVTLLKTAAQSIPNFWMGLFFIPAGICENIERSMNAYWWGTGNEKKGIRWINWRECARLKKLEVEDTSHVLFTCNAARELWCELGEHSLLRVGGGESVREVLKRNVWVWERTFIPVFGVHSMVTNLLQDWRKSQDVAGVAGAGAAEGWLKINIDAACPHQRAEVSVACVVRDDRGAFVGARSNIVPGGRKRREAEALGL, encoded by the exons ATGAGCAAGTTGGTCGTTGGAGGTATACAGGTTTTTATGGTTTACCTGAAAGGCAGTGACG AAAAAAGAGGAGGCAGAAGACATCCGTATAATTTGTTGATGGAGTTTACAGAAGTCTTGAACGAATGTGGGTTACACGACTTGGGGTTTGTAGGGGAGAAATTTACGTGGGAGCGAGGAAGGGGTCAGCAGCACTGGGTACAAGAACGTTTAGATAGGGGAGTTACGACTCAGAGTTGGCGAGATATTTTTCCGTTGGCGGAGGTTCAAACGATTGAAGTGTCAACTTCAGGTCACCTTCCATTATATCCTAATCTTATGAAGCAGGTGTATGTGCCGAGGGGTAAAATATTCAG AAAAAAGAATAACAATATTGATCGTATCAAGGATGTGAATGGCGAGTGGCAGGAGTCAAAAGAAGAAATTCGGGGGGTGATTGAAAATTATTTTGAGGAATTATTTACGTCGTCAAATACTCCAGATCAGCTGTCATCAGGAGAACGAGTGACGcagataacaaaaagggttaatGAGGAGTTGTTGCAAGAAGTGCATGAGGATGAAGTGAAGGAAGCTGTTTTTGCGATGCATCCCGATAAAGCATGTGGACCGGAAGGGTTAAACCCGGATTTCTTTCAAGTTTTTTGGGATATTGTCAAACACGATGTCATTAACTTCTGTCGACGATTTATACAACTTGGAGAATTACCCAGTGAAGTGAATGAGATTGTGATTTGCTTGATACCGAAGGTTAAGGCACCAACG AGAGTAACGCAAGTTATTATATCAGTGTCCTACAAATTTTTACACAATGGAGAAGAGTTTGGGCATGTTGCACCTCGAAGGGGATTGCGTCAAGGTGATCCGATGTCTCCTTACATTTATTTTATGTATGCGGAGGGCTTGAGCTCCATTATAAGGCGCAATAAGGAGGTAGGACTGATAACTGGGTGTAAAATAGCACGAGATGCTCTGCCTATTTCTCATTCATTATTTGCGGACGATTGCTATTTCTTTTTTAAAGCAAATACAAGGGAAGCGAACTCAATGAAAAATATTCTTCATAGATATGCTGATGTTTCGGGGCAGGTAGTAAATCTGACAAAATCAGCAATCACTTTTTCATCGAACACCAGCAGGGAGAGTAAAATAGCAGTTTGTAATATTCTGGGAGTTGGTGAAAGTGGTAACCCTAGTAAGTATATAGGCATGCCAATGAGGATTGGGCAGAATAAACAAGCAGTGTTCAGCTTTCTAGTCGATCGGGTGGAGCAAAAATTGCAAACATGGAGTGTTCAGTCAGTTTCTAAAGCTGGAAAAGTGACCCTTTTAAAAACGGCTGCTCAATCTATTCCTAACTTTTGGATGGGTTTATTTTTTATTCCAGCTGGTATTTGTGAAAATATTGAAAGGAGTATGAATGCTTATTGGTGGGGTACGGGAAATGAGAAAAAAGGGATCAGGTGGATAAATTGGAGAGAATGTGCGAGGTTAAAGAAACTGGAG GTGGAGGATACAAGTCATGTTTTATTTACCTGTAATGCAGCTCGTGAGCTATGGTGCGAATTAGGAGAGCATAGTCTATTAAGGGTGGGAGGAGGGGAATCGGTGAGAGAAGTGCTGAA ACGGAATGTATGGGTTTGGGAGAGGACATTtattccagtgtttggtgttcaTAGTATGGTTACTAACTTGCTGCAAGACTGGAGAAAGAGTCAAGATGTTGCAGGTGTTGCAGGTGCAGGTGCTGCAG agGGATGGCTCAAAATCAATATCGATGCTGCGTGTCCGCATCAAAGGGCTGAGGTCAGTGTGGCGTGTGTGGTTCGAGATGATCGGGGTGCGTTTGTAGGGGCCAGAAGCAACATCGTTCCGGGAGGAAGAAAAAGGCGGGAAGCTGAGGCTTTAGGTCTCTAG